A part of Setaria viridis chromosome 8, Setaria_viridis_v4.0, whole genome shotgun sequence genomic DNA contains:
- the LOC117833827 gene encoding strigolactones hydrolase CXE15: MAEMGFERSWYSFVLLASLVLATAELATAQTSPNRTVVDEVTGWLRIYSDGTVERLTPPGAEAFTAIVPPYKNPRGGVTVHDITTDRGIDARLYLPAAAAAKAPHRRRRPVLLHLHGGGFCVTRPSWAIYHNFYAPLAAELDVAGIVSVYLPLAPEHRLPAAIDAGHAALLWFRDVARSRNVYGAAHSALVRHFRRTADFSRVFLIGDSSGGNLVHLVAARAGEDKPGVLHPVRLAGGVLLHPGFAREQKSRSELENPPSMFLAPEMIEKLLALGLPMGVNRDSPYTSPELATKAVAHVRMPPLLLMAAEKDLLHDPQVDYGKAMEHAGKKVTTVVSRGDVAHVFYLNFFAVKTDQLTANRTKELVHTIKCFIDQH; the protein is encoded by the coding sequence ATGGCGGAAATGGGATTCGAACGAAGCTGGTACTCCTTCGTCCTCCTCGCTTCCCTTGTATTGGCAACGGCTGAACTGGCCACGGCGCAGACCAGCCCTAACAGGACGGTGGTCGACGAGGTCACCGGCTGGCTCCGGATCTACTCCGACGGCACCGTCGAGCGGCTGACCCCGCCGGGAGCCGAGGCTTTCACCGCCATCGTCCCACCCTACAAGAACCCTCGCGGCGGCGTGACCGTCCACGACATTACCACCGACCGCGGCATCGACGCCCGCCTCTACCTCCCGGCGGCCGCAGCTGCCAAGGCGCCGCACCGTCGGCGCCGCCctgtcctcctccacctccacggcggcggcttctgcgTCACCCGGCCCTCGTGGGCGATCTACCACAACTTCTacgccccgctcgccgccgagctcgacgtCGCCGGCATCGTCTCCGTCTACCTCCCCCTCGCgcccgagcaccgcctccccgccgccatcgACGCCGGCCACGCCGCGCTCCTCTGGTTCCGTGACGTCGCGCGCAGCCGGAACGTCTACGGCGCTGCACACTCCGCCCTTGTCAGACATTTCCGTCGTACCGCTGACTTCTCCCGTGTTTTCCTCATCGGCGACAGCTCCGGCGGTAACCTCGTGCACCTCGTGGCAGCCCGCGCCGGCGAGGACAAGCCGGGAGTTCTCCACCCGGtgaggctcgccggcggcgtgctgCTCCACCCGGGCTTCGCCAGGGAACAGAAGAGCCGGTCGGAACTCGAGAACCCACCGAGCATGTTCCTGGCGCCGGAGATGATCGAGAAGCTCCTCGCGCTTGGGTTGCCCATGGGCGTCAACAGGGACAGCCCCTACACGTCGCCGGAGTTGGCGACGAAGGCCGTGGCGCATGTACGGATGCCGCCGTTGCTGCTGATGGCTGCGGAGAAGGACTTGCTCCATGATCCGCAGGTGGATTACGGGAAGGCCATGGAGCACGCGGGGAAGAAGGTGACGACGGTGGTCAGTCGAGGGGACGTCGCGCACGTCTTCTACCTCAACTTCTTCGCCGTGAAGACCGACCAGCTCACGGCGAATAGGACGAAGGAGCTCGTTCATACCATCAAGTGCTTCATCGACCAGCACTGA
- the LOC117834294 gene encoding aspartic proteinase nepenthesin-1, with translation MALLALLVSFILATASAHANAEHLGFRATMIRRTEVTAATINFTRAAQQSHHRLSMLTSRLDTATSSVNTQTPLKMDGDGGGAYDMELSIGTPPQKLTALADTGSDLIWTKCGACASCEPQGSPSYFPDKSSSFSKLPCSARLCSALKEESPTTTCGAGGAECDYKYSYGLEEDSDHYTQGYLGTETFTIGGDVVPGIGFGCTNMSEGGYGAGSGLVGLGRGPLSLVSQLNAGAFSYCLTSDASKASPLLFGSLAALSGGGIQSTPLLGSSVFYAVNLRTISIGFSKTSGVDGGVVFDSGTTLTYLAEPAYRQAMLAVVLQTDLAPASDRDGFEACFYYDEPSDGRIEEAVPSMVLHFDGGANMVLPVRNYFVDVGGGVVCWVVQRSPSVSIIGNVMQVDFHVLHDVDKSVLSFQPANCDSLSGSARLLPKFEGIFLLTALHFLYTVLQLVR, from the coding sequence ATGGCCCTCCTCGCACTTTTGGTCTCCTTCATCCTTGCCACAGCTTCGGCCCATGCCAATGCCGAACACCTCGGCTTCCGTGCCACCATGATTCGCCGCACTGAagtcaccgccgccaccatcaaCTTTACACGGGCCGCTCAACAGTCGCACCACCGGCTGTCAATGCTTACCTCCCGGCTCGACACGGCCACGAGCAGCGTGAACACACAGACACCGCTAAAGAtggacggcgacggtggcggcgcctACGACATGGAGCTCTCCATCGGCACGCCGCCGCAGAAGCTGACGGCCCTCGccgacaccggcagcgacctcATCTGGACCAAGTGCGGCGCCTGCGCGTCCTGCGAGCCGCAGGGCTCCCCTTCCTACTTCCCAGACAAGTCGTCGTCTTTCTCCAAGCTGCCGTGCTCCGCGCGCCTCTGCAGCGCTCTGAAGGAGGAGTCGCCCACGACGAcgtgcggcgccggcggcgcggagtGCGACTACAAGTACTCATACGGACTGGAGGAGGATTCCGACCATTACACCCAGGGCTACCTCGGCACCGAGACCTTCACGAtcggcggcgacgtcgtgcCTGGCATCGGCTTCGGCTGCACTAACATGTCAGAGGGCGGCTACGGTGCCGGCTCCGGCCTCGTCGGTCTGGGCCGGGGGCCGCTGTCCCTGGTGTCGCAGCTCAACGCCGGCGCCTTCTCGTACTGCCTCACCAGCGACGCTTCCAAGGCCAGCCCTCTCCTTTTCGGCTCCCTCGCCGCCTTGTCGGGCGGCGGCATCCAGTCCACGCCGCTCCTCGGTTCCAGCGTCTTCTACGCCGTGAACCTTCGCACCATCTCGATCGGCTTTTCGAAAACTTctggcgtcgacggcggcgtcgtgTTCGACTCCGGCACGACGCTGACGTACCTCGCGGAGCCGGCCTACAGGCAGGCGATGTTGGCGGTGGTGCTGCAGACGGACCTTGCCCCGGCGTCGGACAGGGACGGGTTCGAGGCGTGCTTCTACTACGATGAGCCCAGCGACGGCAGGATCGAGGAGGCGGTGCCGTCGATGGTGCTGCATTTCGACGGTGGCGCCAACATGGTCTTGCCGGTGCGGAACTACTTCGTGGacgtgggcggcggcgtggtgtgCTGGGTGGTGCAGAGGTCCCCCAGCGTGTCTATTATCGGAAACGTGATGCAGGTGGATTTCCACGTCCTGCACGACGTCGACAAGTCGGTGCTGTCGTTCCAGCCGGCCAACTGCGATAGCCTCTCGGGTTCGGCTCGTCTCCTACCGAAATTTGAGGGCATCTTTCTACTGACAGCGCTCCATTTTCTGTATACTGTGTTACAGTTAGTACGGTAG